In Amphiura filiformis chromosome 2, Afil_fr2py, whole genome shotgun sequence, one DNA window encodes the following:
- the LOC140143680 gene encoding uncharacterized protein: MVIIQKSDLDSFTAHLNSIHDAIKFTIEHELNNRIAMLDTLITRAPNASLDTELQQRSLSICGYTKWAWNTPHSKKVSPKPKRRTDNPPKGHITLPYVQGVSEAINRTIRQAGMTVHSKPANIIRSMLVSPKDKPQKLERTGSIYQIKCGDCPSTYVGQSERALSKRISEHKRESSPVGAHMKSHKHSFDPKEVHILDTEQRWYQRGVKESIYIATNNPDPNQDRGRHRLPKTYGRLLESHRSISQDRSRVSSTANVYQQSQQLKKRTRMSHENV, from the exons ATGGTTATCATTCAAAAATCGGACCTCGACAGCTTCACTGCGCATTTGAATTCCATCCACGATGCCATCAAATTCACCATTGAACACGAACTGAACAACCGCATCGCTATGCTGGACACTCTCATCACCCGAGCACCGAATG CTAGTCTGGACACTGAATTACAACAGCGTTCTTTATCCATTTGTGGATACACCAAATGGGCTTGGAACACACCGCACAGCAAGAAAGTCTCACCTAAACCCAAACGCCGCACTGATAATCCCCCTAAAGGACATATCACCCTCCCGTACGTGCAAGGGGTGTCGGAAGCCATCAACCGTACAATTAGACAAGCGGGTATGACAGTACATTCCAAACCTGCAAACATCATCCGCAGCATGCTTGTGTCACCGAAAGACAAACCCCAGAAACTTGAGCGGACAGGATCTATATATCAGATCAAGTGCGGTGACTGTCCTTCCACCTACGTTGGGCAATCGGAAAGAGCACTAAGTAAACGCATTTCAGAGCACAAGCGTGAGTCCTCCCCCGTCGGTGCACACATGAAGTCACACAAACATTCATTTGACCCCAAGGAGGTCCATATTCTGGACACTGAACAAAGATGGTATCAGAGAGGTGTGAAGGAGTCTATTTACATAGCTACCAACAACCCAGACCCCAATCAAGACAGAGGCCGCCACCGCCTCCCCAAGACCTACGGAAGGCTTCTTGAGTCACATAGATCGATATCACAAGATCGATCACGCGTCTCCAGTACCGCTAACGTCTACCAGCAGTCACAACAGCTGAAGAAGAGAACTCGGATGAGTCACGAAAATGTCTGA